The genomic region GCTCGGCGGTCATGGTGACGCCGGTGCCGGTTTCGATGGCCACGCAGTTCGCCGCGCGCACCGCCGTACCGAGCCGGGTCAACTCTTCGGGGTCGACGTCGGCGAGGTGCGCGGTGTGCTCGAGCGTGAACGGTTCGACCGCAGCCGCGAGGTCGCCGAGACCCTGCAGCGGCACGTCGGCCTTCATGCCGTCGCGCAGCAATTCGCGCACCAGGTAGGCCAGCACGGCGTGATCGGTGCTGGGGCGCGGCGCGAGGTGACCGGTGGCCAGTCGGGCCGTCTCGGTGCGGCGGGGATCGATCACCCAGACCTGGCCGCGCCTGGCGATCTCGCGCACCGTGCCCGTCGGGTTGGGCATCGAGATCGCGTGGCCGTGCGACACCACCGGGTTCACCCCGACGAGCAGGAGGAAGTCGGCGTTGTCGAAGTCGGTGCGGCCGGACAGCCCCATGAAGCCGCCGACGAGATCGGAGACCAACGGCTTGGCGGTGCCGTCGATCGTCAGCGGGCTGAACTTGGCCGGCGTGCCGATGGCCGCGTGCAAAGCCTCGGCCATCCGGAAGCCGGCACTTTCCATGGTGGAGAAGTAGAACGCGACCGACTCGGGTCCGTGCCGGTCGATGATGTCTTTGAGCCTGGCGCCCAGGTCGTCGAGGCACGCATCCCACGAGGCGTCTCGAAGGGTGCCGTCGACCCGCATCTGTGGACGTTCGAGCCGGTCGGGGTGATGGTGCAGCAGCGGCAGCGCCCTGCCCTTGCCGCAGGTGTACCCCTTCGAGAACGGATGGTCCTGATCACCGCGCACCCGCAGCACCTGGTCGCCGTCGACGTCGACCAGGATTCCGCACACCGAGGTACAGATGCGGCAGAAGCTACGCACCGTCTGCATGGGAGAGAACGTACTCTCGCCAGCGGAGAATCACGCCTGCATTCGCGAGAATGCGATTATCGGCCGAGGGTCCGCCCTATAGCGCGACGGTGTCGTAGTCGCGGACATGGCCGATCAACGTGCGCAGCTGATCGTCGGCCGTGCCGAGGGTGTTGTCGATCGCGGTGAGCCGCGCCGCGTAATGCCCTACGGGGTACTCGGCCGTCATTCCGATGCCGCCGTGCAACTGGATGGCTTCCTGGGCGATGTGCCTGCCGGAGCGTCCGATCTGCAGCTTGGCCCGCGCGGCGATCACCGGATCGAACCGGCCGTCGGCGATCGACATCGCGGCGTAGAAGTTCATGCTGCGCGCGAGTTCCAGCGAAACGTACATATCGGCGGCGCGCTGGGTAAGCACCTGGAAGCTGCTCAGCGGAACCCCGAACTGCTTGCGGCTGGTGAGGTACTCGGTGGTGAGCCGCAACGCCTCCTCCATGGCGCCGACCGCCTCGGCGCACAGCGCCGACTGGTGGCGGATGACGGTCCGCGCGATGTGCTCGGTGGCATCCGCACCACCGGACAGCGGCTCGGCGGGCGTGGCGTCGAAGTCGAGCTGGGCGCCGCGCCTGCCGTCGAAGGTCCGAAAGTCGTGCCGCCTCACCGCTGCGCCGTCGGTCAGGAAGAGGCCTGCGCCGCCGTCGGGCAGCGCGGCCGTGACGATGACCTTGTCGGCCGAATCACCGGCCAGCACCGGGTGTTTGCGGCCGGTCACCGTCCAGTCGTCACCGCTGCGCTCGGCCCGGGTGCTCGGTTCGGCGGACGGTACCCGGGCGCCGGGCTCATCGTGCGCGAAGGCCAGCAGCGTCCGCCCCTCGGCGACCTCGTCGAGGAGCTGCTGCTCGGCCTCGAGATCGGCAAGCAATCCGCCCGGTACGAGTGCCGCCGGAGCGACCGGTTCCGGAGCGAGCCGCCGACCGAGCTCGGTCATCACGACCATGATCTCGATCTGGCCGGCCTCGTCGGGGTCGAAGCCCAGGCCGAGGATGCCGACCTCGGCCAACTGGCTCCACACCTCGCGGCGCCATGCGGGCCCGGTGTCGCTGATGCCCGTGATGCCGGCGATGTCGGAGTCGCGCGAGAGGACGTCTCGGGTGACGTCACGCAGGAGTTGCTGTTCTTCGGTCAGGTCGAAGTCCACGGTTCGCTCACAATCCCAGAATCGTGGACGCCACGATGCTGCGTTGAATCTCGTTGGTACCGCCGTAGATCGACGTCTTGCGGTAATTCAGGTAGCGCGGTGCGGCGTCCTGCGCCCACGCCGGCTGGTCGAGTTCGCCACCCACGTCGAACGGCAGCGC from Mycobacterium sp. IDR2000157661 harbors:
- a CDS encoding acyl-CoA dehydrogenase family protein; this encodes MDFDLTEEQQLLRDVTRDVLSRDSDIAGITGISDTGPAWRREVWSQLAEVGILGLGFDPDEAGQIEIMVVMTELGRRLAPEPVAPAALVPGGLLADLEAEQQLLDEVAEGRTLLAFAHDEPGARVPSAEPSTRAERSGDDWTVTGRKHPVLAGDSADKVIVTAALPDGGAGLFLTDGAAVRRHDFRTFDGRRGAQLDFDATPAEPLSGGADATEHIARTVIRHQSALCAEAVGAMEEALRLTTEYLTSRKQFGVPLSSFQVLTQRAADMYVSLELARSMNFYAAMSIADGRFDPVIAARAKLQIGRSGRHIAQEAIQLHGGIGMTAEYPVGHYAARLTAIDNTLGTADDQLRTLIGHVRDYDTVAL